A window of Dorea formicigenerans contains these coding sequences:
- a CDS encoding DUF1934 domain-containing protein: protein MTKNVLVTISGLHYDDSVMMVQEENSNEANSIEVTTPATYYLKNGKHYIVYDEVVEGIPGTIKNRIKIDEGKLLDITKSGITNSHMVFETDKINVTPYQTPYGDLLLGTYTKGMDIQIEEERIELQVRYSLDINGDKAADCDIRILIEANE from the coding sequence ATGACGAAAAATGTATTAGTTACAATATCCGGACTTCATTATGATGACAGCGTGATGATGGTGCAGGAGGAGAACAGTAATGAGGCCAACTCCATAGAGGTGACAACTCCTGCCACCTATTATCTGAAAAATGGGAAACATTACATAGTTTATGATGAGGTCGTAGAGGGAATTCCGGGGACGATCAAGAATCGGATCAAAATTGATGAAGGAAAGCTTTTAGATATTACAAAAAGCGGAATTACTAATTCGCATATGGTATTTGAGACCGATAAGATTAATGTGACTCCATATCAGACTCCATACGGAGATCTGCTTCTTGGCACATATACGAAAGGTATGGATATACAGATTGAAGAGGAGCGCATCGAACTTCAGGTCAGATATTCTCTGGATATTAATGGAGACAAGGCCGCAGACTGCGATATCCGCATTCTGATAGAAGCGAATGAATAA
- a CDS encoding DNA polymerase III subunit alpha, with amino-acid sequence MSFAHLHVHTEYSLLDGSNKIKECVARVKELGMNSVAITDHGCMFGVIDFYRAARAQGIKPILGCEVYVAPGSRFDKEAVGSGDDRYYHLVLLAENDEGYHNLMKIVSRGYTEGYYYKPRVDLELLREFHEGIIALSACLAGEVQKNITRGMYSEGRAAALRYEEIFGKGNFFLELQDHGIPEQQTVNQALMRMSQETGIELVATNDIHYTYAEDARAHDILLCIQTGKKLADEDRMRYEGGQYYIKSEEEMKKLFPYALQALENTQKIADRCDVEIEFGVTKLPKYDVPDGLSSWEYLNKLCYEGLERRYPNPSQDLKDRLDYELSVIHKMGYVDYFLIVWDFIHYARSQKIMVGPGRGSGAGSIVAYCLEITSIDPIKYQLLFERFLNPERVSMPDIDVDFCYERRQEVIDYVGRKYGADRVVQIVTFGTLAARGVIRDVGRVMDLPYAFVDNIAKLIPKELNITLDKALKTSSELRKSYEEDPQVKELIDMSMRLEGLPRHTSMHAAGVVISQKPVEEYVPLSLGSDGSVTTQFVATTLEELGLLKMDFLGLRTLTVIRDAEKFASYSSGKEININKINFDDKAVLDSIGTGKTDGVFQLESAGMKNFMKELKPQSLEDIIAGISLYRPGPMDFIPQYIKGKEHPELITYDCPQLEPILSPTYGCIVYQEQVMQIVRDLAGYTLGRSDLVRRAMSKKKADVMAKERQNFVYGNPEEGVPGCIANGIDEKTANKIYDEMTDFAKYAFNKSHAAAYAVVSYQTAWLKYYYPVEYMAALMTSVIDNPGKVAEYIYSCRQMGIKILPPDINHGYSSFSVDNGSIRYGLAAIKSIGRPVIKEIVAERKANGEFKNLKDFIERMSGKDINKRTIENFIKSGAFDELGGTRKQFMVIYVQILDQVNREKKNSMTGQMTLFDIVGEEQKSEFDIPLPNVGEYEKSTKLAFEKEVLGIYLSGHPMEEYEEQWRKGISKTTQDFQFDEELGFSRVSDGAAEIIGGIIASKTIKYTKNNKTMCFLTIEDIMGSVEVVVFPRDYERYHQYLEEENVVFVKGRVSEEDEASSKLICEKVIPFGQKKQELWIQYPDKETFLQGEKMLYDMLASSDGNDEVIVYCKAERAVKRLPSNRNVNIEPGLLSRLMNYFGESCVKVVEKPLKS; translated from the coding sequence ATGAGCTTTGCACATTTACATGTTCATACAGAGTACAGTCTGCTGGACGGCTCCAATAAAATTAAAGAGTGTGTGGCGCGGGTCAAAGAGCTTGGAATGAACAGCGTGGCAATTACTGATCATGGCTGTATGTTCGGCGTGATCGACTTTTACCGTGCTGCCCGTGCTCAGGGAATCAAGCCGATCCTTGGCTGTGAAGTTTATGTGGCACCAGGATCCAGGTTTGACAAAGAGGCTGTAGGAAGCGGAGATGACAGATATTATCATCTGGTTCTTCTGGCAGAAAATGATGAAGGATACCACAATTTGATGAAAATTGTATCTCGTGGTTACACAGAAGGATATTATTATAAACCACGTGTGGATCTGGAGCTTTTGAGGGAATTTCACGAAGGAATCATTGCGCTTAGCGCGTGCCTGGCAGGTGAGGTTCAGAAAAATATCACAAGAGGCATGTACAGTGAAGGAAGAGCAGCAGCTCTTAGGTATGAGGAAATATTTGGAAAAGGGAATTTTTTCCTGGAGCTGCAGGATCATGGAATTCCGGAGCAGCAGACGGTCAATCAGGCATTGATGCGCATGTCACAGGAGACGGGAATTGAACTGGTAGCAACGAACGATATACATTATACTTATGCAGAAGATGCGCGGGCACACGATATTCTGCTCTGTATCCAGACAGGTAAGAAGTTGGCAGACGAGGATCGTATGCGCTATGAGGGCGGACAGTATTATATCAAGTCAGAAGAGGAAATGAAGAAGCTGTTCCCATATGCATTGCAGGCTCTTGAGAACACACAGAAGATTGCAGACCGTTGTGACGTGGAAATCGAATTTGGTGTGACCAAACTTCCAAAATACGATGTTCCGGATGGACTTTCCTCCTGGGAATATTTGAACAAATTGTGTTACGAAGGGCTGGAAAGACGTTACCCGAATCCTTCACAGGATTTGAAAGACAGACTGGACTATGAACTGTCAGTTATTCACAAGATGGGCTATGTCGATTATTTCCTGATTGTGTGGGATTTTATTCACTATGCAAGGTCACAGAAGATTATGGTCGGACCGGGACGTGGTTCCGGTGCCGGAAGTATTGTGGCGTATTGTCTGGAGATTACAAGTATTGATCCGATTAAATACCAGCTTCTGTTCGAACGTTTCCTGAATCCGGAGCGTGTGTCCATGCCCGATATTGACGTGGATTTCTGTTACGAGAGGCGTCAGGAAGTGATCGACTATGTAGGAAGAAAGTACGGCGCAGACCGAGTCGTTCAGATCGTCACATTTGGTACACTGGCTGCCAGAGGTGTGATTCGGGATGTAGGACGTGTGATGGATCTGCCGTATGCATTTGTAGATAATATAGCGAAGCTTATTCCGAAGGAGCTGAATATTACTTTGGATAAGGCACTCAAGACCAGTTCAGAACTTCGAAAGTCCTATGAGGAAGACCCACAGGTAAAAGAACTGATTGACATGTCCATGCGTCTGGAAGGACTTCCAAGACATACTTCCATGCATGCAGCCGGAGTTGTTATCAGCCAGAAGCCGGTAGAAGAATATGTGCCGCTGTCACTTGGATCAGATGGATCTGTAACGACTCAGTTCGTAGCGACCACGCTGGAAGAGCTGGGACTTTTGAAAATGGACTTTCTGGGGCTTCGCACCTTGACGGTGATCCGGGATGCAGAGAAGTTTGCAAGCTACAGTTCCGGAAAAGAGATCAACATTAACAAGATTAATTTTGACGATAAAGCAGTACTGGATTCTATTGGAACGGGAAAGACAGACGGTGTGTTCCAGTTAGAGAGCGCAGGAATGAAGAACTTTATGAAAGAGCTGAAACCGCAGAGTCTGGAAGATATTATCGCCGGAATTTCTCTGTATCGTCCGGGGCCGATGGATTTTATCCCTCAGTATATTAAAGGAAAAGAACATCCGGAGCTGATCACCTATGACTGCCCACAGCTAGAGCCGATCCTGTCGCCAACTTATGGCTGTATCGTCTATCAGGAGCAGGTTATGCAGATTGTGCGTGATCTGGCAGGATATACACTTGGACGAAGCGACCTTGTGCGCCGCGCTATGTCTAAGAAGAAAGCCGATGTCATGGCAAAGGAACGCCAGAATTTTGTGTACGGAAATCCAGAGGAAGGTGTACCAGGCTGTATTGCAAATGGTATTGACGAGAAGACTGCCAATAAGATTTATGATGAAATGACAGATTTTGCCAAGTATGCGTTTAACAAATCCCATGCGGCAGCATATGCGGTCGTTTCTTACCAGACAGCATGGCTCAAATATTATTATCCAGTAGAGTATATGGCAGCTCTTATGACCTCAGTCATTGATAATCCAGGAAAGGTAGCCGAGTACATTTACAGTTGCCGCCAGATGGGAATCAAGATTCTGCCGCCGGACATTAACCATGGTTACAGCAGCTTTTCTGTAGATAATGGAAGTATCCGGTACGGACTGGCAGCGATCAAGAGCATCGGCAGACCAGTCATCAAAGAAATTGTTGCAGAGCGGAAAGCAAACGGAGAGTTTAAGAATCTGAAAGATTTCATTGAGCGGATGTCAGGAAAAGATATCAATAAGAGAACGATTGAGAACTTTATCAAATCCGGTGCATTTGACGAACTTGGAGGAACAAGAAAGCAATTCATGGTCATCTATGTACAGATTCTCGACCAGGTGAACCGGGAGAAGAAAAATTCCATGACAGGTCAGATGACTCTTTTTGATATTGTAGGAGAAGAACAGAAATCCGAGTTCGATATTCCGCTGCCAAATGTAGGTGAATACGAGAAGTCTACGAAACTTGCTTTCGAAAAAGAAGTGCTTGGAATCTACTTAAGCGGACATCCGATGGAAGAGTACGAGGAGCAGTGGAGAAAAGGCATTTCCAAAACGACACAGGATTTCCAGTTTGATGAGGAATTGGGATTTTCAAGAGTCAGTGATGGCGCAGCAGAGATCATTGGTGGAATCATTGCGAGCAAGACAATCAAATACACGAAGAATAATAAGACCATGTGTTTCCTGACGATCGAAGATATTATGGGATCAGTAGAAGTCGTTGTATTCCCAAGAGATTATGAGCGCTATCATCAATATCTGGAAGAGGAAAATGTTGTCTTTGTTAAGGGACGGGTGTCAGAAGAGGATGAAGCCTCCAGCAAACTGATCTGTGAGAAAGTTATTCCATTTGGACAGAAGAAACAGGAACTCTGGATCCAGTATCCGGATAAAGAAACATTTCTTCAGGGAGAGAAGATGCTATATGATATGCTTGCATCTTCTGATGGAAATGATGAAGTTATAGTATATTGTAAGGCAGAGCGGGCGGTAAAACGCCTTCCATCTAACCGAAATGTGAATATAGAACCTGGATTGCTAAGCAGGCTTATGAATTATTTTGGTGAATCTTGCGTAAAAGTGGTGGAAAAACCATTGAAAAGCTAA
- a CDS encoding OPT family oligopeptide transporter, with product MNEKNEFKPYIPADRVMPELTVTSIVMGMLLAVIFGAANAYLGLRVGMTVSASIPAAVISMGVIRVIMKRNSILESNMVQTIGSAGESLAAGAIFTMPALFLWAEEGLCDMPSLVEITLIALCGGVLGVLFMVPLRNALIVKEHETLLYPEGTACADVLLAGEEGGANASTVFSGMGLAAAFKFVVDGLKVLPSDVAFAFKSFKGEIGMEVYPALLGVGYIVGPQIASYMFVGSVIGWMVIIPLICLFGPDTWLYPADVGTTIADLYAAGGAAKIWSTYVKYIGAGAIATGGIISLIKSLPLIITTFRDSIKSMKGGKNTNTARTAQDLPMQMILFGIVAMILIIWVVPAIPVTLLGAAIIVVFGFFFATVSSRMVGLVGSSNNPVSGMAIATLLIATMSIKASGKTGIDGMTAAIAIGSVICIVAAIAGDTSQDLKTGYLLGATPKKQQMGEIIGVVVSGLAIGGVLYLLNAAWGYGGAEVPAPQATLMKMIVEGIMGGNLPWNLVFIGVFLAIALEILRVPVMPFAIGLYLPIYLNASIMIGGVVRMFMDRRKNVDEETKTKQTTDGTLYCAGMIAGEGLVGILLAIFAVFGINVSIGESVNFGNIGGVVLMVIMILCLLKFSLWKKSKEK from the coding sequence ATGAACGAAAAGAATGAGTTTAAACCGTATATCCCGGCCGATAGGGTTATGCCAGAGCTTACAGTAACTTCCATTGTAATGGGAATGCTTCTGGCTGTAATTTTTGGTGCAGCAAACGCATATTTAGGACTTCGTGTAGGTATGACTGTATCTGCGTCTATTCCGGCAGCAGTTATCTCTATGGGAGTGATCCGCGTGATCATGAAGCGTAATTCCATTCTGGAAAGCAACATGGTTCAGACAATCGGTTCCGCCGGAGAGTCTCTGGCAGCAGGAGCCATCTTTACAATGCCGGCTCTGTTCCTTTGGGCAGAAGAGGGCCTGTGTGATATGCCAAGTCTTGTAGAGATTACACTGATCGCACTTTGTGGTGGAGTCCTTGGAGTACTCTTCATGGTACCACTTCGTAATGCGCTGATCGTAAAAGAGCATGAGACACTGCTTTACCCAGAGGGAACTGCTTGTGCAGACGTACTTCTGGCAGGAGAAGAAGGAGGAGCCAATGCTTCAACAGTATTCTCCGGTATGGGACTCGCAGCAGCATTTAAATTCGTTGTAGACGGACTGAAAGTACTTCCGTCTGACGTAGCATTTGCATTTAAGTCATTCAAAGGTGAGATTGGTATGGAAGTATATCCGGCACTTCTCGGTGTTGGTTATATCGTAGGACCACAGATCGCTTCCTACATGTTTGTAGGATCTGTAATTGGCTGGATGGTGATCATTCCTCTGATTTGTCTGTTCGGACCAGATACATGGCTTTATCCGGCGGATGTAGGAACAACAATTGCTGATCTTTATGCAGCTGGCGGGGCAGCAAAAATCTGGAGTACATATGTAAAATATATCGGTGCAGGAGCAATCGCTACAGGAGGAATTATCTCCCTGATCAAATCTCTGCCACTGATCATTACAACATTCCGTGACTCTATTAAGAGCATGAAAGGTGGAAAGAATACCAATACAGCTCGTACAGCTCAGGATCTTCCAATGCAGATGATCCTGTTCGGAATCGTAGCTATGATTCTTATCATCTGGGTAGTGCCTGCAATTCCGGTAACATTACTTGGAGCAGCAATTATCGTAGTATTTGGTTTCTTCTTTGCAACTGTATCCTCCCGTATGGTAGGTCTTGTAGGAAGTTCTAACAACCCGGTTTCCGGTATGGCTATCGCTACACTTCTGATTGCTACAATGTCAATCAAAGCAAGCGGTAAGACAGGAATCGACGGTATGACAGCAGCTATTGCAATCGGATCAGTTATCTGTATCGTAGCAGCTATCGCCGGTGATACATCACAGGATCTGAAGACAGGATACCTGCTTGGTGCAACACCTAAGAAACAGCAGATGGGTGAAATTATCGGAGTTGTTGTATCTGGTCTTGCAATCGGAGGAGTTCTTTATCTTCTGAATGCAGCATGGGGATACGGCGGAGCAGAAGTACCGGCACCACAGGCAACACTGATGAAGATGATCGTAGAGGGAATCATGGGTGGAAACCTTCCATGGAACCTGGTATTTATCGGAGTATTCTTAGCAATTGCACTTGAGATCTTAAGAGTACCGGTTATGCCATTTGCTATCGGTCTGTATCTTCCAATTTACCTGAATGCATCCATCATGATCGGTGGTGTTGTTCGTATGTTCATGGATCGTCGTAAAAATGTTGACGAGGAGACAAAGACAAAGCAGACAACAGACGGAACACTGTATTGTGCAGGTATGATCGCAGGAGAAGGACTTGTAGGAATCCTGCTTGCAATCTTCGCAGTATTTGGAATTAACGTAAGTATCGGAGAAAGTGTAAACTTTGGTAACATCGGTGGAGTTGTACTGATGGTTATCATGATCTTATGCCTTCTGAAATTCTCTCTTTGGAAAAAGAGTAAAGAGAAATAA
- a CDS encoding cation diffusion facilitator family transporter codes for MTEFLVRHFVKDYENTSKVSVRTAYGVLASVTGIFCNILLFAAKWLIGYLLHSISVMADAFNNLSDAGSSIISLIGVKMAGKPADKEHPFGHGRIEYIAALIVAFLVMEVGFTFFKSAIAKIREPEELHFQAVSMLILFLSVAVKLWMGVFNKNLGKRINSQVMMATAADSMGDVITTGATIASVLFFYFTGINIDGYVGLGVSLVVMWAGIGIAKDTLEPLIGAPVDPQVYKQISDFVEKYDGILGSHDLIVHNYGPGRSMASIHAEVPNDVNIETSHEVIDRVEREALEQLGIMLVIHMDPVETKDEHVLEAKEKVEKVLRAMDPKLSIHDFRMVPGTDQINLIFDLVVPFEYDQKKQDHIRSAIMGVLQIVDPRYQCVITVERSYVASAKEGV; via the coding sequence ATGACAGAGTTTCTTGTACGACATTTTGTAAAAGATTATGAGAATACGAGTAAGGTGTCTGTGCGTACAGCATATGGAGTGCTGGCAAGCGTGACAGGCATCTTTTGTAATATATTGCTATTTGCGGCAAAATGGCTGATTGGCTATCTGCTTCACAGTATTTCTGTTATGGCAGATGCATTTAACAACCTGTCTGATGCAGGTTCTTCGATCATCAGTCTGATCGGGGTGAAGATGGCAGGAAAACCGGCAGATAAGGAGCACCCGTTCGGACATGGAAGAATTGAATATATTGCGGCGCTGATCGTGGCCTTTCTTGTAATGGAAGTTGGATTCACATTTTTTAAAAGCGCTATTGCGAAGATCAGGGAACCGGAAGAGTTACATTTCCAGGCGGTATCTATGCTCATATTATTTCTGTCAGTGGCAGTGAAGCTGTGGATGGGAGTGTTTAATAAAAATCTTGGAAAACGTATCAATTCCCAGGTTATGATGGCGACTGCAGCAGATTCCATGGGAGATGTGATTACAACGGGGGCGACTATCGCTTCAGTATTATTTTTTTATTTTACAGGAATTAATATTGACGGATATGTAGGACTTGGTGTATCGTTAGTCGTTATGTGGGCCGGTATCGGAATCGCAAAAGATACGCTGGAGCCATTGATCGGGGCACCGGTGGACCCACAGGTCTATAAGCAGATCAGTGACTTTGTGGAGAAATATGACGGGATTCTTGGAAGCCATGATTTGATCGTACATAATTACGGACCAGGAAGGAGCATGGCATCCATTCATGCGGAGGTCCCGAATGATGTGAATATTGAGACATCCCATGAGGTTATCGACCGGGTGGAGCGAGAAGCATTAGAACAGCTTGGGATTATGCTCGTAATACATATGGATCCTGTAGAGACAAAAGACGAGCATGTGCTGGAGGCAAAGGAGAAAGTCGAGAAGGTGCTGCGGGCGATGGATCCTAAGCTTAGTATCCATGACTTTCGAATGGTTCCCGGAACGGATCAGATCAATCTGATTTTTGATCTGGTCGTACCATTTGAATATGATCAGAAAAAACAGGATCATATCCGGTCTGCGATTATGGGAGTTTTACAGATTGTAGATCCAAGATATCAGTGTGTCATTACAGTGGAAAGGAGTTACGTTGCAAGTGCCAAAGAAGGAGTATAA
- a CDS encoding acyl-[acyl-carrier-protein] thioesterase → MIDGRVRFSEIDHTRKITVPSIINYFQDCSTFQSEDIGVGLDVLSKKKKAWILTYWQIVIDHYPKMNDKIQVSTWASKFKGMLAERNFCMTDENGEKAAYAQSVWVYMDVEKGRPVRPDQEELDAYGQCEPLEMDYESRKIALPEECMSLEPFPVRRYHIDTNEHVNNCQYVQMAMEMLDQERVIRQVRVEYKKSAVLGDMIVPRTGDRDGRTVVELCTTEGELYAAVEFAWV, encoded by the coding sequence ATGATTGACGGCCGCGTCCGCTTCAGCGAGATCGACCACACAAGAAAGATTACAGTTCCATCGATCATCAATTATTTTCAAGATTGCAGTACATTTCAGTCAGAAGATATCGGAGTCGGTCTGGACGTACTTTCAAAAAAGAAAAAAGCGTGGATTCTGACTTACTGGCAGATCGTAATCGATCATTATCCGAAAATGAATGATAAGATCCAGGTCAGCACATGGGCTTCAAAGTTCAAGGGAATGCTTGCAGAGCGCAACTTCTGTATGACAGATGAGAATGGAGAAAAGGCTGCGTACGCACAGTCAGTCTGGGTATATATGGATGTAGAAAAGGGGCGTCCGGTAAGACCAGATCAGGAAGAACTGGATGCCTATGGACAGTGTGAACCGCTGGAGATGGACTATGAATCCAGAAAAATTGCACTGCCGGAAGAATGTATGAGTCTGGAGCCGTTTCCGGTGCGCAGATACCATATTGATACGAATGAACATGTAAATAATTGCCAGTATGTACAGATGGCTATGGAAATGTTGGATCAAGAGAGAGTAATCCGTCAGGTGCGGGTGGAATATAAGAAATCAGCAGTGCTGGGGGATATGATTGTTCCCAGGACAGGTGACAGAGATGGCCGGACAGTTGTGGAACTGTGTACGACAGAAGGAGAATTGTATGCAGCAGTAGAATTTGCATGGGTGTAA
- the tig gene encoding trigger factor produces the protein MKKRLAALFCATLAASMILVGCQASKGLETDNLKITQYKGVEVSAADKPEKVTDDDVEQYIQSQLTSSATTTEVTDRAAQKGDTVDIAFVGTIDGEAFDGGSSDSYSLELGSGTMIDGFEDSIIGHNVGETFVWDGKFPDDYQSTDLAGKACQFTITVNSISEQNVPELTDEWVANNSKSSKTVKEYKKEIKKTLEDQKQEDYDSTLKSEAWQAVVDNTTVQKYSKKQQEKIDEMKNSLIDSYKSYAESQGTDYETYITSSGQYTVESFEQKVEEAAQESEKQTMIAEAIADKEKIKLDDKTYKKMLKEYAKTYGFEDGDAMEKAYSKDTLKEAMLTDLVKDWLVDNCIQKTDN, from the coding sequence ATGAAGAAGAGATTAGCAGCACTTTTCTGTGCAACACTTGCAGCTTCCATGATTCTTGTAGGATGTCAGGCAAGTAAAGGATTAGAGACAGACAATCTGAAGATCACACAGTATAAAGGCGTAGAAGTAAGCGCAGCAGATAAACCGGAAAAAGTGACAGATGACGATGTAGAACAGTATATTCAGTCTCAGCTTACAAGCTCTGCAACGACAACAGAAGTGACAGACCGCGCAGCACAGAAGGGAGATACTGTAGATATCGCATTTGTAGGAACCATTGACGGAGAAGCATTTGACGGAGGCTCTTCTGATAGCTATTCACTGGAACTGGGTTCTGGAACGATGATCGATGGATTTGAAGACAGCATCATCGGACATAATGTGGGAGAGACGTTTGTATGGGACGGGAAATTCCCAGATGATTATCAGTCAACAGATCTTGCAGGAAAAGCATGTCAGTTTACGATTACTGTAAATTCTATCTCAGAGCAGAATGTACCGGAACTGACAGACGAGTGGGTTGCGAATAATTCTAAAAGTTCTAAGACTGTAAAAGAATATAAGAAAGAGATTAAAAAGACACTGGAAGATCAGAAGCAGGAAGACTATGACAGTACTTTGAAATCAGAGGCATGGCAGGCAGTCGTAGATAACACAACTGTTCAGAAGTACTCTAAGAAACAACAGGAGAAGATTGACGAGATGAAGAATTCTCTGATTGATTCTTACAAATCTTACGCAGAGAGTCAGGGAACTGATTATGAGACTTACATTACATCTTCTGGCCAGTATACAGTAGAGAGTTTTGAGCAGAAAGTGGAAGAGGCAGCTCAGGAGTCTGAGAAGCAGACCATGATTGCTGAGGCTATTGCAGACAAAGAGAAGATTAAATTAGATGACAAGACATACAAGAAGATGTTAAAAGAGTATGCTAAGACATATGGATTCGAAGATGGTGACGCCATGGAAAAGGCATATTCAAAAGATACTTTAAAAGAGGCAATGCTCACAGATCTGGTAAAAGACTGGCTGGTAGATAACTGTATCCAGAAAACAGATAATTAA
- a CDS encoding CvfB family protein, which translates to MKLIEELGKRRMLTVVKTVDFGIYLGTSEERVLLPKKEVPKEIEIGDPVEVFLYKDSSDRLIATTAEPKITLGELAVLTVKDTGKIGAFLDWGLPKDLLLPFKEQTAKVKKGDQVLVTLYVDKSERLCATMKVYEKLETDSPYKKDDHVEGIVYERSDNFGVFVAVDNKYSALIPKREAYGGHLQVGDKVHARVIKVREDGKLDLSVREKAFIQMDADAELIVKRMEEHGGKLPFTDKADPEKIKNELGLSKNAFKRAVGRLLKENKVIITEKSIEFLHK; encoded by the coding sequence ATGAAGTTAATCGAAGAACTCGGAAAACGAAGAATGCTGACAGTTGTAAAGACAGTTGATTTTGGAATATATCTTGGAACAAGTGAGGAACGTGTACTGCTTCCAAAGAAAGAAGTACCAAAAGAAATTGAGATTGGAGATCCGGTGGAAGTATTTCTTTACAAGGATTCCAGCGACAGATTGATTGCAACAACAGCAGAACCAAAGATCACATTGGGTGAACTGGCTGTTCTGACAGTGAAAGATACCGGAAAGATTGGAGCATTTCTCGACTGGGGACTGCCGAAAGACCTGCTACTTCCATTCAAAGAGCAGACTGCTAAGGTGAAAAAAGGAGATCAGGTGCTGGTTACGCTTTATGTGGACAAGTCCGAGAGATTATGTGCGACTATGAAGGTTTATGAAAAATTAGAGACAGACTCTCCGTATAAGAAAGACGATCATGTAGAAGGAATCGTCTATGAGAGAAGCGATAACTTTGGAGTTTTTGTAGCAGTAGACAATAAGTATTCTGCACTGATCCCGAAGCGTGAAGCGTACGGCGGACATCTTCAGGTTGGGGATAAAGTCCATGCAAGAGTTATAAAGGTACGTGAAGATGGAAAGCTGGACTTAAGTGTGCGTGAGAAAGCATTTATCCAGATGGATGCAGATGCAGAGCTGATCGTAAAACGGATGGAAGAGCACGGGGGAAAACTGCCATTTACAGACAAGGCAGATCCGGAAAAAATTAAAAATGAACTGGGACTGAGCAAAAATGCATTTAAACGTGCAGTAGGACGTCTTTTAAAGGAAAACAAAGTCATTATTACCGAAAAATCTATTGAATTTCTGCACAAATAA
- the pfkA gene encoding 6-phosphofructokinase, whose product MAERIIRTIGVLTSGGDAPGMNAAIRAVVRTALGKGVKVRGIRKGYKGLLNEEIIDLDAGDVSDIIQRGGTILQTARCKEMITEEGQQKAAAICKKYGIDGLVVIGGDGSFRGAQKLAYLGVNTIGVPGTIDLDIDCTEYTIGFDTAVNTAMEAIDKVRDTSTSHSRCSIIEVMGRDAGYLALWCGIANGAERILLPEEEGYDIDDIIDDIKESKKRGKKNYIIINAEGVGDSVNLAKTIEERTGMETRATILGHMQRGGSPTCKDRVYASIMGSMAVDLLLEGKTNRIVGYRHGEYVDFDIEEALGMQKGIPAYQYEISKKLSL is encoded by the coding sequence ATGGCAGAAAGAATCATTCGTACAATAGGTGTATTGACAAGTGGAGGAGATGCTCCGGGAATGAACGCGGCAATTCGTGCTGTTGTCAGAACTGCACTTGGAAAAGGTGTGAAAGTACGAGGCATCAGAAAAGGTTATAAGGGACTTCTCAATGAGGAAATCATCGATCTGGACGCAGGAGATGTATCAGACATTATTCAGCGTGGAGGTACAATTCTTCAGACGGCCCGTTGTAAAGAGATGATTACAGAAGAAGGTCAGCAGAAAGCAGCAGCTATCTGTAAAAAGTATGGAATTGATGGTCTGGTAGTAATTGGAGGAGACGGATCTTTCCGTGGAGCACAGAAGCTTGCATATCTTGGAGTGAATACGATCGGAGTTCCGGGAACCATCGACCTTGATATCGATTGTACAGAGTATACGATCGGATTTGACACAGCGGTAAATACAGCTATGGAGGCAATTGATAAAGTCCGTGATACTTCTACTTCACACAGCAGATGTTCTATTATTGAAGTTATGGGACGTGATGCCGGATACCTGGCTCTGTGGTGCGGTATTGCAAATGGAGCTGAACGTATTCTCCTTCCTGAGGAAGAAGGATATGATATTGATGATATTATCGATGATATAAAAGAGTCTAAAAAAAGAGGTAAGAAGAACTACATTATCATCAATGCAGAAGGTGTTGGTGATTCTGTGAATCTTGCAAAGACAATCGAAGAAAGAACAGGCATGGAGACAAGAGCAACTATCCTTGGACATATGCAGCGTGGTGGAAGCCCGACATGTAAAGACCGTGTATATGCATCTATCATGGGATCCATGGCAGTAGATCTTCTATTAGAAGGAAAGACAAACCGTATCGTAGGTTACAGACACGGTGAATATGTAGATTTTGATATTGAGGAAGCACTTGGAATGCAGAAAGGAATCCCTGCATATCAGTACGAGATTTCCAAGAAGCTTTCTCTGTAA